CCCCTTACCAGAACCATTTCCAGTAGTTTCTACACCAACATTTACCGTTTTGATTCCTCATTACTCAGAAAAAATACTATTAAGTTTAcaagatttaattaaagaaCAAAGCTTTTCAAAACTAACGTTGCTAgattatttgaaacaaCTTCATTCGAAAGAATGGGATTCATTTGTTCAAGATAGTAAGATGATCCAAACTATAAAGGAAATGGATGAAGACAAGTTTGTACGCGAAAATATGGATGATTTGCCGTACTACTGTATCGGGTTCAAAGATTCTTCACCAGAAAATGTTTTACGAACAAGAATTTGGGCTGCATTAAGATGTCAGACATTGTATCGTACAGTTTCAGGGTTTATGAATTATGTGACTGCTTTAAAGTTGCTTTACCGAACGGAAGTAATCGGTTTTGAACAAAACGAATTTCCAGAAGAAGAACTTGAAGAATTTGTAAGCagaaaattcaatttactAATTGCTATGCAGAATTTCCAGAATTTTGCCCCAGACATGAGGACCGATGCCGATTCTTTATTTAAGGCTTTCCCCAACGTCAAGGTTGCCATTTTAGAATCTGATAACGATCAAGACTATTATTCAACGCTATTAGATGTTTCAAAACGAGATGACAAAAATCAGTATGTTAAAAAATACCGAATCAAGCTATCAGGAAATCCTATTTTAGGTGATGGCAAATCTGATAATCAAAACAGTGcattaatattttatcGTGGAGAATATATCCAAGTCATAGATTCCAACCAGGATAATTATATCGAGGAATGtctcaaaatcaaatctttGCTAAATGAATTCGAGGAGATGAACTTAGACGTAAGTTTTGGTTATACGACAGAGCACCCAGATACTAGTTCTGTGGCAATTGTGGGAGCAAGagaatttatattttcacAGAACATAGGAATTTTAGGAGACATAGCCGCAGCAAAAGAACAGACTTTTGGAACATTATTTGCAAGAACAACGGGAGAAATCGGATCTAAACTTCATTACGGCCACCCTGATTTGCTCAATGGAATATTTATGACGACAAGAGGTGGAATTTCAAAAGCCCAGAGAGGCTTACATTTGAATGAAGACATTTATGCAGGGATCACTGCAACTTGTCGTGGTGGAAGGATAAAACACTCAGATTACTATCAATGTGGCAAGGGAAGGGATCTTGGGTTCCAATCAATTGTGAATTTTACAAAGAAAATTGGATCTGGAATGGGCGAACAGCTTTTGTCAAGAGAGTATTACTATTTGGGGAGCATGTTACCAATAGATAAATTCTTGTCATTTTACTATGCTCACGCTGGATTCCATATCAACAACTTGTCTATAATGTTGTCTGTAAAAGCCTTtatgtttttgttgatgagCCTTGGTGCATTAAACAACGGCACAGCCGCGTGCACGGAAGATAACCCAACACCTGGCTGCCATAATTTAGTCCCCGTTCTAAACTGGATTGACCGTTTTGTGCTTTCAGTATTTGTTTGCTTcttcatttcatttttgcCTTTGATAATTCAAGAGTTTATCGAAAAGGGATTACTCAAAGCAATTTTGCGAATATTATTACACATTGTTTCGTTATCGCCAttttttgaagtttttGTGTGTCAAGTATATTCAAGAGCGTTAAGGGacaattttatatttggaGAAGCTAAATATATTGCTACAGGACGAGGATTTGCTATCTCCAGAGTATCATTTGCCACATTGTACTCCCGATATGCCAGTTTATCCATTTACTATGGTGgtgaaatatttttggtGATTTTGTTTGCCTCAATAACTATCTGGAGAAAATCTTTACTATGGTTTGTAATCACTATTATATCCTTATGCTTGGCAccattcattttcaatccTCATCagtttaattttgttgatttctttGTCGATTATAGGGACTATGTCAGATGGTTGACAAGAGGAAACTCTTCTCTCAAAGAACTGTCGTGGACTCATTATACCAAAATTAGGAGAGCTCGGTTAACTGGAGAAAAGTTTGATGGCGGGTATGTTCTGGGTAGAAATACTGCTACattcaatttgttattgGGGGAGGTAGCGTCACCGTCgatcaatttgatattgtatCTATTACCGTATTTGTTTCTTCATTCAAGTCAAAATCTACTTGCATTCAGTGTGAAAAATCCACTAATAAAGTTAACAGCAGTTGTATTGGCACCTTATCTCGAGAATTCGGCGGTTCTTTTCTTCGTATGGGTAATGTCCTTAACTCTTGCGCCATTGGTTGGAATATGGTTTAAGAAAACACCGGCATTTTTTGCTGCTTTTGTACATTTTGCTTGTTTGATATTACATATTTTCAACATCGAACTATTGCTATTTTTAGAAGACTGGAACATGGTTAAGCTCTTGTCGGCTTTGTTGGTTATATTCAATTGCCATAGAATCATTTCgaatttcattttgattttagtTATATCAAGAGAGCGCACAGAAAATGTCAACCAGGCATGGTGGTCTGGCAAATGGTTCAAAAGAGGGTTGGGTGTTCACGTTGTTTCCCAAAATTTGCGTGAGTTTATTGTCAAAACTTTggaattgaacaaatttacttttgattttattatgggacattttttattatttgccATGTTTCcctttttgtttattcCGTATGTGGATTCTTTGCACACAAGTATGTTGTTCTGGTTAAAACCAAGTCGACAGTTTTCTCGACCAATTATTAATAGATCACAACGGAGGAAACGTAATTGGCGTATAATAAAATACTTTATTCTTTTCCTAGGGATCTTGGGTATTTTCATTGCACTATTTGTGGTCCCACCAATATTTCGTGATAAATTGtcatttatcaaaaaatgGGTTGGTcttcaataattgttgGAAAATGTGATGTGTAATATGACAAAATTACAGGAATTTGTCTTATTGTACATACATAGTAGCCtgatttagttttagtttgtAGATGTTTCTTCTGTCTAGGAACCAAGTATTAATCTACTATTGTACCTTTTACCAACGTAATAAGCTTTGCAATAAATATGGTTGTTAACAATAAGAACTGGTTTACAATACCCTATATTGTTGATCTGCGACACTACTATTCCGAAGCGTTTTTTCCATGTaagaaattgtttttggttttttttttcagatCTCCCATTCTCTATACCGAAATGAGCCAAATTTCAATGTTTGTACGAAAGCTACATAAGTTCAGCTACAACCCAAACTACAAGTTCAAATGTGGTCTTGAAATTCACACTCAATTAAAGacaaaatacaaattattttcattgtcTCCAACAAGTTATAACGAACCTCCAAACACAAAACTAAGTTACTTTGATGTAGGACTACCAGGCACACAGCCATTATTGAATCCCGAGGCATTACTATTAGCATTGAAAGCATCAGTTGCATTGAATTGTGATATACAACTGTACTCATCATTTGATAGAAAGCATTATTTTTATGCCGACCAACCTTTGGGATATCAAATAACCCAACACTATTACCCTTTGGCAAAGAATGGATACGTGCAATTGAACAAGTTTGATGACATGCCCGACAAGGTAATATCTTTAGAACAA
This genomic stretch from Candida albicans SC5314 chromosome 1, complete sequence harbors:
- the GSL1 gene encoding Gsl1p (Beta-1,3-glucan synthase subunit; 10 predicted transmembrane regions; caspofungin induced; repressed by yeast-to-hypha transition; young biofilm repressed, induced by biofilm drug exposure; Bcr1-repressed in RPMI a/a biofilms) — translated: MNQNKPQYSAWCPENGALISNEKIHEIFLTLGNKFGFQDDNVSNMYDHFMTLLDSRSSRMSCPNALLSLHLDYIGGKNSNYKKWYFSAQWYFEHEWSPKMKKRKAISSDYQLWLYHFQKYTEEDYVYQVALYLLIWGEANNVRFMPECLCFIFQCALDCNGPNLPKFNYLNRVITPLYEFTRDQLYCKVDNKWKRREIDHACTIGYDDINQLFWSPEGLYKLILYDGTRLYQLPQAERYHKLETINWSKSLSKTYRERRTWIHVLSNFSRIWIIHVSVFWYFMSFNSPSLYTPNYTPNKSPQVHIRLAIVSIGGIIAVLISLGAAISDFFFVSGSVRNIILLLILTVANSGSIVYNLGLLKWDKYSKNGTVVAAISMCLSVLTFLFLAINPPGSFKTVFSNNFPKLKLRSRLFSISLWIGVFAAKYSESYFFLILSLKDPIQILSTIELNCDNGHFLCQFQPKITLILFYLTDLILFFLDTYLWYVICNCLFSVGLSFSLGVSIFTPWKNIFSRLPDRILTKIYYGDSTELILVISQIWNSIIISMYREHVLSVEQVCKLIYQRGADENTIRPPLFFVYEDDNKFYDFIKIEKEWERRITFFAQSLSSPLPEPFPVVSTPTFTVLIPHYSEKILLSLQDLIKEQSFSKLTLLDYLKQLHSKEWDSFVQDSKMIQTIKEMDEDKFVRENMDDLPYYCIGFKDSSPENVLRTRIWAALRCQTLYRTVSGFMNYVTALKLLYRTEVIGFEQNEFPEEELEEFVSRKFNLLIAMQNFQNFAPDMRTDADSLFKAFPNVKVAILESDNDQDYYSTLLDVSKRDDKNQYVKKYRIKLSGNPILGDGKSDNQNSALIFYRGEYIQVIDSNQDNYIEECLKIKSLLNEFEEMNLDVSFGYTTEHPDTSSVAIVGAREFIFSQNIGILGDIAAAKEQTFGTLFARTTGEIGSKLHYGHPDLLNGIFMTTRGGISKAQRGLHLNEDIYAGITATCRGGRIKHSDYYQCGKGRDLGFQSIVNFTKKIGSGMGEQLLSREYYYLGSMLPIDKFLSFYYAHAGFHINNLSIMLSVKAFMFLLMSLGALNNGTAACTEDNPTPGCHNLVPVLNWIDRFVLSVFVCFFISFLPLIIQEFIEKGLLKAILRILLHIVSLSPFFEVFVCQVYSRALRDNFIFGEAKYIATGRGFAISRVSFATLYSRYASLSIYYGGEIFLVILFASITIWRKSLLWFVITIISLCLAPFIFNPHQFNFVDFFVDYRDYVRWLTRGNSSLKESSWTHYTKIRRARLTGEKFDGGYVSGRNTATFNLLLGEVASPSINLILYLLPYLFLHSSQNLLAFSVKNPLIKLTAVVLAPYLENSAVLFFVWVMSLTLAPLVGIWFKKTPAFFAAFVHFACLILHIFNIELLLFLEDWNMVKLLSALLVIFNCHRIISNFILILVISRERTENVNQAWWSGKWFKRGLGVHVVSQNLREFIVKTLELNKFTFDFIMGHFLLFAMFPFLFIPYVDSLHTSMLFWLKPSRQFSRPIINRSQRRKRNWRIIKYFILFLGILGIFIALFVVPPIFRDKLSFIKKWVGLQ